Sequence from the Thermomonas sp. HDW16 genome:
GTGACCTTGCCCGACTTGCTCCAGTTCATGCCAAGCCCGTAGCCACGCAAGCTGCGGCTGGTGGACACGTCGAACGGTCGCGGGTCGTGGAAGAAATCGCCGCGCGCCGCGTCGTAGAACGCGAACAGGGTGGTTTCCGGGTTCGCCGCGTAACGCAGCTCGGTCGTCGCCAGCCAGCCGTCGTCGACCAGCACTTCGCCGGTGGCATACGCGCGTACCGCCTTCGGGCCGCCCAACGACAATTTCTCGTAGGCATCCAGGTTCTTGCTGGCGCGCTGCAGGCCGGTACCGAGGAACAGGCTCAGCTTCGGCGCAACGTACTGCAAGCGCGCCAATTGCAGGGTGAACTTGCCGAAGCTGCCCTCGGTGTCGTAACCGAACGGGGGATTGTCGAAGGTCTCGCTGGTGGCGTCCTTGATGTCCAGGTTGCCGCGATAGAGCAAGGCGTTCGCGCTGGTGTAGCCGCCACCAAGGAATTTGTCGCGCTTCTCGAACGACAGACCGATGCCACCACCGTGGATACGCTTCTTCGTCTCGAAGCCCACCGCCTCGAAGCGGTCTGTCAGATCCTTGTTGTCCAATATGCCGCGCACGAACAGGTTGGCGCTGCGCTGGCGGATGATCGGATAGCTGAAGGACAGGTCAGCCACGTTGCCGGTGCCGGTCGGCTTCAACGGCTCGAACGGCCCGCCCAGTTCGTACTGCACGCGCGCCAGCCCACCGCCGATGCGCAGGCCGCGATAGCCCACCGGCGTTTCGTAGGAAATGCGGCCGAATGCGGTGTGCATACCCTGCGCCAGCATCAGGCGCAGGTCGAGGTTGTCGCCGCGTTCGAACGGGCTGGCCCAACGCATGCTGCCGGTGATGCGATGACGACCGGAATCGCGGGTGCCGTAGTTGTCCAGCTCAAGGCCGTATTGGAAGCGATCACGCTCGGTTACCTGCACCGCGAGGTCGGTGGTGCCGGTGACCGCGCCAGCAGAAATAGCGGATTGCGGCTTGATGCCGGGCAAGTCGGACAGCAGCAGCATCGCGCGTTCGTATTCGCGGCCGTTCAGCGGTTTGCCGGGCTCCAGCACCGCCAGCGTCTTCGCCACGCGTTCCTGCTGCACCGGCGCACCTTCGGCGACATCGATGCTGACATTGCCGAGCACGCCTTCGCTGATGGTGATCCTGACCACCCCGTCGACCACTTCCTGTACCGGCACGAAGGCCTGCACCAGGCCGAAACCGTGCTTCCGGTAGACCGCCACCACGCGCGCGGCGAGTTGCTCCAGGTCGGCGAAGGTCACGTCCTTGCCAATCTTGTCCGCCACTGCCACCTGCAGTTCGCTCTCCGGCACGCCGGTGGCGCCATCGAACCGCACGCCCTTCAGCACGAAGCTCGCTTGCACCTGCGTTCCCATCTGTGGCTCGGGCAAGGCCTGCGTCTGTTGCGGCGAAGCCGACGGTGCCGGCGTTGCTTCCTGCGCGGCGTCGATGCCTTCGGCCTGCGCGAACGGCGCACACGCCAGCAACAACGAAGCCGCCAGCAGGTTGATCGGCGGCAACCGCCGTGATTGATGGATGCGCATCCCTTCAGCCCCGTGCTTCATTTCACCACCTTCAAACGCCAGTTGCCGATCAGGTTGAACGGCGCCCAATAGAACGGATGCGAGGTCGCCGGATCCGCCATCACCGCGCGTTGCGCATCGCGCATCGCATCCTGTACTTCCTCGCCCTTGGCGAGATCGGCGTACAGCGTGGTCATCAGCTTCTCGGTGGCGGCATCGGACACTGGCCACAACGAGGCCAGCAGGGTCGATGTACCGGCGGACAGGAAGGAACGGGTGAAGCCCAGCACTTCATCGCCGTTCTCGACCCGTCCTAGGCCGGATTCGCAGGCGGACAGCGCGATCATCGCCACGTTGCCCAGATCCATGCCCAGCACGTCCTTGGCTTCCAGGTAATTCGGCTGCCCGTTCTCGTCCGCCAACAACACCTTCGAATGCAGCGGATCCAAGGTGTCTGCCATCGCATGCGCGGCGATATGCACCAATCGCGATTGCGGCGCGCTGGTGATGAAATTCGTCTTGTTGGCGTCGGCCTTGAAGAACAGCCTGGCGCCGGGGAACTGCCGCGACAGTTCATGCACTTCGCGCTCGGCGCCGGGCAACGGATCGGCCACGTTCGGGTCGATGGTCGGGTTGCCGAAGGCCAGCAGCTGCGGGGCTGCGGTCGGCGTACGCTCGGCCAAGCGCGCGGCGATGCTGATCGACGGCGCGATGGAGATCGGGTTGCGCTCGATCAGGTATTGCCCGTCCAGCCGCAATGCCTGGAACGGCAGGTAGTGCAGCGGCCCATGCGGGACGATAATGATGCGCTTGCCGGCCTCGATGCCGAGCGGCGCCAGCAGCAACTGGCCGATCTGGTCGCCGATCTTCGCCGCATTCGGATTGAGCTTGATCAGCGTGTCGCGGTAGGCATCCACCAACCGCGCCAGGTCGTCGCGCTTCAACGCGACAGGAAATGTCGCTTCGCGCACGCCATCGTTGGACAGCACCCAGGCCATCAAGCGATCCGGCAGCGCATGGTAGGCCACCACCACTTCGTCCGGGCGCAGCATCTTCTGCAACGTGGCCGCATCCAGCGCCTTGCTCGCATCGCCCTTCAGGTCGGCCCGCCCGGACACCGCATCCAGCAACGCGCGAGAACGGCTGCGTTCGCTGATGTCGAAGGCCTGCGCGGCTTGCCCGAGCTTGCTGTGCATGCCGATGGCACGCTCGAACACGTTCTGCAGATCGGAGAACAGGCCCATCTTGAATTCATCGCTGCGAAACTGCGAACGCGCCTGGTCGAACACGTCGATGGCCTGGTCCAGCGCCTGCGCGGCTTCCGCATCGCGCCCCAGCGCGGATTCGCTCTTGGAGATGCCGTCCAGCGCCCAGGCGCGGTAGAAGTCCTCGTCACCGGCGGCCGGCGCATTGGCCAGCTTCTGGTACACCGCCAGGGCTTCGGCGGGCTTGTTCTCGGCCAGCAACAGGCGGCCGCGGGTGCGCTGCAATTGCGCGCGTTGCCTGGCGTCGTCAGGTTCGACCAAGGCATCCAGCGTGCTGCGCGCACGCGCCAGGTCGCCGGACAGGATCAGCGCATTGGCGAGCGAGGCATCCACCAGCGGGCGGAACCGATCGGAACTGCCCTGCTGCGCTTCCTCGTAACTGGCGATGGCGTCGTCGTAGCGTCCCTGCCGAGTACGAACGTCGCCGATCACCTTGCGCGCCGGCCCGTTGACCTGGGTCGGGTTCAGGCCCGGGTATTTCAATGCGAGGTTGGCGAACTGCTCGGCGCGTTCCAATTGGCCGGCATAGTTGAAGGCGATGGCAAGGTCGCGATACGCCTTGCCCAGCAGATCTTTGTTGCCGGTCTGCAGCGCAACATGAAGCGCCTTGCTCGCGGCCCGCGCGCTCTCGCGAAACTCGCCCTTCTCGGCCAATTCGACCGCCTGGCTGCAATAGGCGTAGCCGTCCAACTTCACCGCCTCGCGGTCGTACAGCGCCGCGCCCTCGGCGGCCAGCGACAAGGCTGTGTCGGCATCGTCCAGCCTGCCGATGGCGGCCAGCACCTCGCGCGCCTCGCCAGCGGCATCGGCGTCATCGACTTGCACAGCAGGCGTGGCGCTGGATGCGGCATCCTGCGGCTGCGTCATTGGCGGGGCCTGCTGCTCCTGCCCCGCCTCTGACGCGCAGACGGCCCACGCTGGCAATGCGAACACGACAGACAAGAGCAGGATCGATGCCAGCACCCCCGGCACGGAACGAAATATGGACGACGCGACGCGTGACATGCGGTGTGCTCCCCAGACAGGATCGGACGCAGGCAAACCTGCGTGGAGTCCGGTGGAGTCTAGGAAGCGTTGACGCCGCGGCCTATTCGCGGGAAGGCATAGCCCGTATTGGCTAGGAAGACGTGTCCGGAATGTCGCGCGCCTGCCGTGTGCCTGCTAGAGGGACGCTATTCATTCAGGACGCGGCGACACCTGCATTCGTCAGGCGAGAGGTCGACTGGCATCCGGATCGATTCGTCAATGCCTTGTTCCGAAAAGAAGGCGTCGGTTGTCGCGACGATGTCCTGCAAGGCCGAGACACCGCGCTTGAATGTCGGCGCCATCTCGCCCCGAGGCAGCCCGGCTGGGCCAGGGGTCGACCGCGCACGCAATCCGCGGATTGCCCCTGTGTCAGTGATAACGCAGTCGTGCGGAACTGACGGACACCACACACGCGAAAACCGGCCTGCGGCAACGAATGCCGGAAACGCAGTGAAAACTAGTAAAAAAATGGCCGAACCAGCCGTATTCAGCCTACTCGATGGACGAATGCCGCGTCTGTCCGTCTCCACGCACCACGAAGCGCTCGATAGTCAGCGTTTCTGCACCCATCGGCCCATAGGCGTGCAGGCGGGTGGTCGAGATGCCGATCTCCGCCCCAAGGCCAAGCTGGCCGCCATCGTTGAAGCGTGAAGACGCGTTCACCATCACCGCCGAACTACGGGTAGCGCAGACGAAGGCTTCGGCAGTAGCGGCGTCTTCGGTGGCGATCACTTCGGTGTGGTCGGAGCCAAAACGGGCGATATGCGCCAACGCCTCGGCCAGGTTGTCCACGACCCGCACGGCGATCACCAGGTCGAGGAATTCGGCGGCGTAGTCGTCGTCGGACGCCTGCGCGACATCGACATCGAAGCTGCGCGTGGCCGCATCGCCACGCACTTCGATACCACTTGCCCGCAGCGCCGCCAAGGCGCGCGGCAGGAAAGCATCGGCGATCTCACGATGCACCAGCAGCGTTTCCAACGCGTTGCACACGCCGGGCCGCGACGCCTTGCCGTCGATCAACAGGCCGAGGGCGGTATCGATGTCGGCGGCGCGGTCCACGTACAGATGGCAGACGCCCTTGTAATGCTTGATCACCGGCACGCGGGCGTGCTCGGCGACGAAGCGGATCAGGCTTTCGCCGCCGCGCGGGATGGCGAGGTCGACCAGATCGGTCAATTGCAGAAGTTCGAGCACATGCTCACGCGCCGTGTCTTCCACCAGCGAGACCGCCGCCTCCGGCAAGCGCAGCGCGCGCAGCGCCGCATGCAGGCAATCGGCAATCGCGGCATTGCTGCGCGCGGCCTCGGAACCACCGCGCAGCAGCACCGCATTGCCGGCCTTCAGGCACAGTGCGGCAGCTTCGGCGGTGACGTTCGGTCGCGCTTCGTAGATCATCGCGACCAAACCCAGCGGGATGCGCTGGCGCTGGACCACCAAGCCATTCGGCCGCACTTCGCTGCGGGTGATTTCGCCCAGCGGATCGGCCTGCGCAGCGACCTCGCGCAGCGCCTGCGCCATGCCCTGCACGCGCGCGGCATCCAGCATCAATCGATCCAGCGTCGCCTTGCTGGCGCCCGTCGCCGCCGCATCCAGCACGTCCTGCGCATTCGCCGCCAGGATCGCCTCTTGCCCATCCAGAAGTTGCGCGGCCATGCGCTCCAGCAGCGCGTAACGGGTCACGCTGTCGCAGCCGGCAATCGCCGTTTGCGCCGCACGCGCCGCCACTGCCAATCCACGCACATAACCGCTCATGCCTTCGCCTCCATGGGCCTGTCGACGCCATCCAGCAGGACCAGGTCGTCGCGATGGATCATCGATTCGTCGTAACGGAAGCCGAGGATGGTCTCGATCTCGCGGCTGTGGCGGCCGGCGATACGTGCGCTTTCGGCTGCGTTGTATTGCGCCTGTCCGCGCGCCAACGCCACGCCATCGAGCGACTGCACTTCGACTACGTCGCCACGACGGAAATCGCCCTGCACTGCGAGCACACCACCCGGCAACAACGAGGCGCCGCGCAACAATGCGCCTTGCGCGCCGGCATCGATGCGCAGCACACCGGATGCGGGCGCATGCCCCAACCATTGCTTGCGTGCGCTGCGACGGCTGCCTTGCGCTGCGACCAGAGTGCCGCGCAACACGCCATCGCCCAGCGCCGCGATGGTGGCGGCATCGCGACCGCAGAACAACGCGGTGGGAACACCGGCGGCGGCGGCCTTGGATGCGGCTTCCAGCTTGGTACGCATGCCGCCGGTGCCCAACTCGCCCGCAGCGCCGGCCATCGCCAACACCCGCGGCGTGACCGATTCCACTCGTTCGACCGGCAGTGCATGCGGATCGCGCGCGGGATGGCCGCTATACAGGCCAGCAATATCGGTGGCGATCAGCAACAGATCAGCTTCCACCAGCGAGGCAACTGCTGCGGCCAGATTGTCGTTGTCGCCCAACTTGAGTTCATCGACGGCGACGGTGTCGTTCTCGTTGACGATAGGCTGCGCACCCAATCGCAGCAGTTCCTGTAGCGCGGTGCGCGCATTGAGATAGCGGCGGCGATTGCGCAGGTCATCGTGCGTCAGCAGCACCTGCGCCACCGGCGCTTCGAACAGCTGCTGCCAGAACCCCATCAGCGAGGCCTGCCCCAGCGCCGCCAAGGCTTGGCGCTGGACGATGCCGTTGCCCGCCGCAGTACCGATGCGCCCGCGCCCGGCGGCCACTGCGCCTGACGACACCAAGACGACTTCGCGTCCCTGTGTGCGTGCCGCCGCGATGAAATCCGCCAAGCCGCGCGCATGAGTCGCCTGCAAGCCACCATCGCCCGCAAGCAGGCTGCTGCCGACTTTCAGCACCGCTCGACGCCAGTTCGGCAAGGGTTGCGGTGCGAAGTCGACCATGGCTCAGCCCAACCTGCCCTTGTCCAATGTGTCCCAGCGCATGCGCAGCTCATCCAGCCGCAAATCGGCCGCTGCACCGGGCGAAGTGCGTGCGGCCAGCGAGCCTTCCGGCGTGCGTCCCTGCCCCGCGCTATCGGCCGATGCGGCGGCCGCTTTGTAGGCCTCGCGGAACGGCACGCCGGCGATGGCAGCTTCCACCGCCACGTCGGTGGCGTACATGCCGGAATCGATGGCAGCGCGAATGCGATCCTCGCGCCATTCCAGGTTCGCCAGCAAAGCCGGCAACAACTCCAGCGCAGCCAGGCCGCGACCAAAGCCGTGAAAGATCGCGCCCTTCGACGCCTGCAAATCGCGCTGGTAGCCGGACGGCAGCGACAGTAGTTGTTCGATCTCGGTACGCGCAGCGGCCACGCTGGCGTGGGTGGCGCGCATGAGCTCGATCACGTCGGGGTTGCGCTTGTTCGGCATGATCGAACTGCCGGTGGTGTACTGCGCTGGTAGCGCGACGAAGCCGAACTCGGCGGTGGTGTACAGCGACAGGTCCCAGGCAAGGCGTCGAAGATCCAGCGTGGCGCTGCCGAGTGCTTCCAATGCCGCCAGCTCGAACTTGCCGCGCGAGAGCTGCGCGTAGATCGGACTGACCTGCATGCGCGCGAAGCCGAGCGCCTGCGTGGTGTGCTCGCGATCCAGCTTCAGGTTCACGCCGTAACCGGCAGCGGTACCCAGCGGGTTGGAATCGACCAGCTTGAGCGTGTCGGTGGCGCGCAT
This genomic interval carries:
- a CDS encoding CHAT domain-containing protein encodes the protein MTQPQDAASSATPAVQVDDADAAGEAREVLAAIGRLDDADTALSLAAEGAALYDREAVKLDGYAYCSQAVELAEKGEFRESARAASKALHVALQTGNKDLLGKAYRDLAIAFNYAGQLERAEQFANLALKYPGLNPTQVNGPARKVIGDVRTRQGRYDDAIASYEEAQQGSSDRFRPLVDASLANALILSGDLARARSTLDALVEPDDARQRAQLQRTRGRLLLAENKPAEALAVYQKLANAPAAGDEDFYRAWALDGISKSESALGRDAEAAQALDQAIDVFDQARSQFRSDEFKMGLFSDLQNVFERAIGMHSKLGQAAQAFDISERSRSRALLDAVSGRADLKGDASKALDAATLQKMLRPDEVVVAYHALPDRLMAWVLSNDGVREATFPVALKRDDLARLVDAYRDTLIKLNPNAAKIGDQIGQLLLAPLGIEAGKRIIIVPHGPLHYLPFQALRLDGQYLIERNPISIAPSISIAARLAERTPTAAPQLLAFGNPTIDPNVADPLPGAEREVHELSRQFPGARLFFKADANKTNFITSAPQSRLVHIAAHAMADTLDPLHSKVLLADENGQPNYLEAKDVLGMDLGNVAMIALSACESGLGRVENGDEVLGFTRSFLSAGTSTLLASLWPVSDAATEKLMTTLYADLAKGEEVQDAMRDAQRAVMADPATSHPFYWAPFNLIGNWRLKVVK
- a CDS encoding glutamate-5-semialdehyde dehydrogenase, with translation MSGYVRGLAVAARAAQTAIAGCDSVTRYALLERMAAQLLDGQEAILAANAQDVLDAAATGASKATLDRLMLDAARVQGMAQALREVAAQADPLGEITRSEVRPNGLVVQRQRIPLGLVAMIYEARPNVTAEAAALCLKAGNAVLLRGGSEAARSNAAIADCLHAALRALRLPEAAVSLVEDTAREHVLELLQLTDLVDLAIPRGGESLIRFVAEHARVPVIKHYKGVCHLYVDRAADIDTALGLLIDGKASRPGVCNALETLLVHREIADAFLPRALAALRASGIEVRGDAATRSFDVDVAQASDDDYAAEFLDLVIAVRVVDNLAEALAHIARFGSDHTEVIATEDAATAEAFVCATRSSAVMVNASSRFNDGGQLGLGAEIGISTTRLHAYGPMGAETLTIERFVVRGDGQTRHSSIE
- the proB gene encoding glutamate 5-kinase — translated: MVDFAPQPLPNWRRAVLKVGSSLLAGDGGLQATHARGLADFIAAARTQGREVVLVSSGAVAAGRGRIGTAAGNGIVQRQALAALGQASLMGFWQQLFEAPVAQVLLTHDDLRNRRRYLNARTALQELLRLGAQPIVNENDTVAVDELKLGDNDNLAAAVASLVEADLLLIATDIAGLYSGHPARDPHALPVERVESVTPRVLAMAGAAGELGTGGMRTKLEAASKAAAAGVPTALFCGRDAATIAALGDGVLRGTLVAAQGSRRSARKQWLGHAPASGVLRIDAGAQGALLRGASLLPGGVLAVQGDFRRGDVVEVQSLDGVALARGQAQYNAAESARIAGRHSREIETILGFRYDESMIHRDDLVLLDGVDRPMEAKA
- the argH gene encoding argininosuccinate lyase, producing the protein MSDLLWQKTGVAVDAQIQAFLAGDDVLLDREFFLHDIAASDAHAEGLQRIGILTADELEGLKRELAVLADDFRSGSFVLDERFEDGHSAIEARLTERLGDAGKKIHTGRSRNDQVLVATRLWLKEKLARVAELSREIAKVALDRAEAEQSLPLPGYTHIQRAVVSSAGMWWAGWAEAFIDDAMRATDTLKLVDSNPLGTAAGYGVNLKLDREHTTQALGFARMQVSPIYAQLSRGKFELAALEALGSATLDLRRLAWDLSLYTTAEFGFVALPAQYTTGSSIMPNKRNPDVIELMRATHASVAAARTEIEQLLSLPSGYQRDLQASKGAIFHGFGRGLAALELLPALLANLEWREDRIRAAIDSGMYATDVAVEAAIAGVPFREAYKAAAASADSAGQGRTPEGSLAARTSPGAAADLRLDELRMRWDTLDKGRLG